In a genomic window of Halobiforma lacisalsi AJ5:
- a CDS encoding DUF211 domain-containing protein: protein MTPPIRRVVLDVLKPYEPDILEFTAAVADCESVDGVNAVLVETDREVQTLKLTIEGDDVDTDAVEGTVETVGGSVHSIDQVVCGDRLVEQSGTPQDR from the coding sequence ATGACACCGCCGATCCGGCGAGTCGTCCTCGACGTCCTGAAACCGTACGAGCCCGACATTCTCGAGTTCACGGCCGCCGTCGCCGATTGCGAGAGCGTCGACGGTGTCAACGCCGTGCTCGTCGAGACCGACCGCGAGGTCCAGACGCTCAAGCTGACGATCGAAGGCGACGACGTCGATACGGACGCGGTCGAAGGGACCGTCGAGACCGTCGGCGGGAGCGTCCACTCGATCGATCAGGTGGTCTGTGGCGATCGGCTCGTCGAGCAAAGCGGCACGCCGCAGGATCGGTGA
- a CDS encoding cytochrome d ubiquinol oxidase subunit II: MTDPASLSSEPLFGLPLPDLWFGLLFFIFALFLFLDGFDFGVGVLFATRDDEEERERLLAAIGPFWDGNEVWLVVFGGAMFAAFPAVYANLFSRHYLLMFAILGALILRGLAPEMYEQRHDEAWQRWWGRSFVVGSLTAPFFLGMFTANWLFGATAIVTLPGIVVGLAVVALTVVDGVAFLRLKTRGELRVDLKTAGYYALAAYLALVVVTLGAVYWTAPALRPDLFSVPIAALVVATLAFAGVYAAATRTDRYYVAFGAAAGLVFALVAIVAGLLYPTIDPVAGLTVESAIVSTLPLNLMSIGAAVLLPLVFVYFVVLYSAFSGPIEAGESY; this comes from the coding sequence ATGACTGATCCGGCGTCGCTCTCGAGTGAGCCGCTATTCGGGCTTCCCCTTCCCGACCTCTGGTTCGGACTGTTGTTTTTCATCTTCGCTCTGTTCCTGTTCCTCGACGGGTTCGACTTCGGCGTCGGCGTCCTGTTCGCGACCCGCGACGACGAGGAGGAGCGGGAACGGTTGCTGGCCGCGATCGGGCCGTTCTGGGACGGCAACGAGGTGTGGCTCGTCGTCTTCGGCGGCGCCATGTTCGCTGCGTTCCCGGCGGTCTATGCCAACCTGTTCAGCCGCCACTACCTGTTGATGTTCGCTATCCTGGGGGCGCTCATCCTCCGTGGACTCGCCCCCGAAATGTACGAGCAGCGCCACGACGAGGCCTGGCAACGCTGGTGGGGCCGATCCTTCGTCGTCGGCAGTCTCACGGCTCCGTTTTTCCTGGGCATGTTCACCGCGAACTGGCTGTTCGGCGCGACGGCGATCGTCACACTCCCCGGAATCGTCGTCGGCCTCGCCGTCGTCGCGCTGACCGTCGTCGACGGCGTCGCGTTCCTCCGGCTGAAGACGCGAGGTGAGCTCCGGGTCGATCTCAAGACGGCCGGCTACTACGCGCTCGCGGCATATCTCGCACTGGTCGTGGTGACGTTGGGTGCCGTCTACTGGACGGCGCCCGCGTTGCGCCCTGACCTGTTTTCCGTTCCGATCGCCGCACTCGTCGTCGCTACGCTCGCGTTCGCCGGGGTGTACGCGGCGGCGACGCGAACGGACCGCTACTACGTCGCGTTCGGCGCCGCCGCAGGGCTCGTCTTCGCCCTGGTCGCGATCGTCGCCGGCCTGCTGTATCCGACGATCGATCCGGTCGCGGGACTGACTGTCGAGTCGGCCATCGTCTCGACGCTGCCGCTCAACCTCATGTCGATCGGAGCGGCCGTCCTGCTTCCGCTCGTGTTCGTCTACTTCGTGGTCCTCTACTCCGCGTTCAGCGGCCCGATCGAAGCGGGTGAGTCGTACTGA
- a CDS encoding sulfurtransferase TusA family protein, translated as MSNAISPDVTIDSRGATCPGPLMDLIGKVKTLEPGTVVELQTTARNSTTDVPEWLEEAGHDLLEIEELDDEWRIYLEVN; from the coding sequence ATGTCCAACGCAATATCCCCTGACGTAACGATCGACTCGCGTGGTGCGACGTGTCCCGGCCCGCTGATGGACCTCATCGGGAAGGTGAAAACGCTCGAGCCGGGCACCGTGGTCGAACTGCAGACCACGGCCCGCAACTCCACGACCGACGTTCCGGAGTGGCTCGAGGAGGCAGGCCACGACCTGCTCGAGATCGAGGAACTGGACGATGAGTGGCGTATCTACCTGGAGGTGAACTGA
- a CDS encoding NAD(P)/FAD-dependent oxidoreductase yields the protein MHRVAIVGGGTGGTVLANRLADELQPEIEAGEVDVRLITADEHHVYKPTFLYVPFGKKTVDDAKRPIEELVDRRVTLTIDEVTDVDTERKQLSLAERATALSYDQLVLATGATLEPEAVPGLAEGGHHFYGPDGAEALRDELAAFTEGHLVLSVVGVPHMCPAAPVEFVLMVDDWLRERGLREEVELTYTYPINRAHGLEPIADWASDLFEERDVNLETFFNVDEVDPDAEVIETVEGKELAYDLLVAIPPHRGSDLVTAAGLGEDGWVDVDRHTLEATAAEDVYAIGDTADVPTSKAGSVAHYEAGVVADRIASRVRGTVPTATYDGKTVCFLEAGMDEATFIEFGYGEEPYVREPSTPLHWAKLGYNESYWLTARGLL from the coding sequence ATGCACCGAGTCGCCATCGTCGGCGGCGGAACCGGCGGTACCGTGCTCGCGAACCGGCTCGCCGACGAACTTCAGCCGGAGATCGAGGCCGGCGAGGTCGACGTCCGGCTGATCACGGCCGACGAGCACCACGTCTACAAGCCGACCTTCCTGTACGTCCCGTTCGGAAAGAAGACGGTCGACGACGCGAAACGGCCGATCGAGGAGCTGGTCGACCGGCGCGTGACGCTGACGATCGACGAAGTCACCGACGTCGACACCGAGCGAAAGCAGCTGTCGCTGGCCGAGAGGGCGACCGCACTATCCTACGATCAGCTCGTGCTGGCGACCGGCGCGACCCTCGAGCCCGAAGCCGTTCCCGGCCTGGCGGAGGGTGGCCACCACTTCTACGGCCCCGACGGTGCCGAGGCGCTGCGGGACGAACTGGCCGCGTTCACCGAGGGACACCTCGTGTTGAGCGTCGTCGGCGTCCCGCACATGTGCCCGGCCGCACCCGTCGAGTTCGTCCTGATGGTCGACGACTGGCTCCGCGAGCGCGGTCTGCGGGAGGAGGTCGAACTCACCTACACCTACCCGATCAACCGCGCCCACGGCCTCGAGCCGATCGCCGACTGGGCGAGCGACCTGTTCGAAGAGCGCGACGTGAACCTCGAGACGTTCTTCAACGTCGACGAGGTCGATCCCGACGCCGAGGTCATCGAGACCGTCGAAGGCAAGGAACTCGCGTACGACCTGCTCGTGGCGATCCCGCCCCACCGGGGGAGCGACCTCGTAACCGCGGCCGGCCTCGGCGAGGACGGCTGGGTCGACGTCGACAGGCACACGCTCGAGGCCACGGCGGCCGAGGACGTCTATGCGATCGGCGACACCGCCGACGTCCCGACGAGCAAGGCCGGCAGCGTCGCCCACTACGAGGCGGGCGTCGTCGCCGACCGGATCGCCAGCCGCGTCCGCGGGACGGTTCCGACGGCGACCTACGACGGGAAGACCGTCTGCTTCCTCGAGGCCGGGATGGACGAGGCGACGTTCATCGAGTTCGGCTACGGGGAGGAGCCGTACGTCCGTGAGCCGTCGACGCCGCTGCACTGGGCGAAACTGGGGTACAACGAGTCGTACTGGCTGACCGCACGGGGGTTACTCTGA
- a CDS encoding DUF1684 domain-containing protein: MTTDWRRALETQREEKDQYFGEHPRSPLPDGERESFDGLEYYPVDGDYRFELPLEEYDDPERVTVGTSTDGEREYLRWGQFRFTVDGEDVSLQAYKADPDDDRLWVPFRDATSGDETYGAGRYLDLEADRHRTDDGTWILDFNEAYNPTCAYSDRYECPLPPTENWLEVAIEAGEKAY, from the coding sequence ATGACCACCGACTGGCGACGGGCGCTCGAGACGCAACGCGAGGAGAAAGACCAGTACTTCGGCGAACATCCGCGCTCGCCGTTGCCCGATGGCGAGCGCGAGTCCTTCGACGGCCTCGAGTACTACCCGGTCGACGGCGACTACCGGTTCGAACTCCCCCTCGAGGAGTACGACGATCCCGAACGGGTCACCGTCGGGACGAGCACCGACGGCGAACGGGAGTACCTGCGATGGGGCCAGTTCCGGTTCACTGTCGACGGCGAGGACGTCTCGTTGCAGGCTTACAAGGCCGATCCCGACGACGACCGGCTCTGGGTCCCCTTCCGGGACGCGACGAGCGGGGACGAGACCTACGGCGCAGGTCGATATCTGGACCTCGAGGCCGACCGCCACCGCACCGACGACGGGACCTGGATCCTCGATTTCAACGAGGCGTACAACCCGACCTGTGCCTACTCGGACCGGTACGAGTGTCCGCTCCCGCCGACGGAAAACTGGCTCGAGGTGGCGATCGAGGCCGGCGAGAAGGCCTACTGA
- a CDS encoding DUF1641 domain-containing protein, which yields MSETEAESEPGADAGTEPPAELDELIAEHPDEVARFLERLDVVNDLLDTADLATAAMDDRMVQELSGTATNLGAAADGLATDEVARLGEATGENADDLADALETLARLQRSGTLDDLVALADLAALASNAMDDGMVTDLAATGTRLGELADTASDEDTVRTLESLLEAVGEASADPPEPVGFRGLVSALRDLNVRRGLGFAIAVARGIGKRLGR from the coding sequence ATGTCCGAGACCGAAGCCGAGTCCGAACCCGGGGCCGACGCCGGGACCGAACCGCCGGCGGAACTCGATGAACTGATCGCCGAGCACCCCGACGAAGTCGCGCGGTTCCTCGAGCGACTCGACGTCGTCAACGACCTCCTCGACACGGCGGACCTGGCGACGGCCGCGATGGACGACCGCATGGTCCAGGAACTGTCCGGTACCGCGACGAACCTCGGTGCCGCGGCGGACGGGCTGGCGACGGACGAGGTCGCACGGCTCGGCGAGGCGACCGGGGAGAACGCCGACGACCTCGCGGACGCACTCGAGACGCTCGCCCGGCTACAGCGGTCGGGGACGCTCGACGACCTCGTCGCGCTGGCGGACCTCGCCGCGCTGGCCTCGAACGCGATGGACGACGGGATGGTGACCGACCTCGCGGCGACCGGGACGCGACTCGGCGAACTGGCGGACACCGCGAGCGACGAGGACACGGTTCGAACGCTCGAGTCGCTGCTCGAGGCCGTCGGCGAGGCGAGCGCCGACCCACCGGAACCGGTCGGATTCCGCGGGCTGGTGAGCGCCCTCCGGGACCTGAACGTCCGCCGGGGCCTCGGATTCGCGATCGCCGTCGCCCGCGGGATCGGGAAACGGCTCGGACGATAG
- a CDS encoding class I SAM-dependent methyltransferase — translation MGFHTFPVDRADALEDPSRYRFCSREELLEMLDPSGDDVVADLGSGTGFYSRDVAPFVGTLYAVDVQEEMHEYHREAGLAENVELVTGGVAALPFDDDGLDGAFSTMTHHEYADDETLAELARVIRPDGRLVTVDWSATGDGEDGPPVEERFGPDEVVAQLERAGFTVERVHDRPETLAVVARR, via the coding sequence ATGGGCTTTCATACGTTTCCCGTCGATCGCGCCGACGCGCTCGAGGACCCGTCGCGGTACCGGTTTTGTTCGCGAGAGGAACTGCTCGAGATGCTCGATCCATCCGGCGACGACGTCGTCGCCGACCTGGGCTCGGGAACGGGCTTTTATTCGCGGGACGTCGCTCCCTTCGTCGGGACGCTGTACGCCGTCGACGTTCAAGAGGAGATGCACGAGTACCACCGCGAGGCTGGACTGGCGGAGAACGTGGAACTCGTCACGGGCGGCGTCGCCGCGCTGCCGTTCGACGACGACGGCCTCGACGGCGCGTTCTCGACGATGACCCACCACGAGTACGCCGACGACGAGACGCTCGCGGAACTCGCCCGAGTGATCCGGCCGGACGGGCGACTCGTCACGGTCGACTGGTCCGCCACGGGGGACGGCGAGGACGGGCCGCCGGTCGAGGAGCGGTTCGGTCCCGACGAGGTGGTGGCACAACTCGAGCGGGCGGGGTTCACGGTCGAGCGGGTCCACGACCGGCCGGAGACGCTGGCAGTCGTCGCCCGTCGTTGA
- a CDS encoding universal stress protein, with the protein MKALCATDLSAASEATIENETCLECLGRIGVEEIHLVTVIPSNVHVGMPGMDFEKRREEALSRYRQVIEDAGFDVETHVVRGTPHRRITGIAETIGASMTIVGSRGKSPLENRVIGSTARNLARTTVTPLLVNRVEREADDPDVVRQHLFQRMLYATDFSENADRAFEAFSYLRHATDEATLVHVDTPKDPGLPEDQEPADRLRELAGRLEDWGIETRTDVRTGDPADEILAAETEYDPTTILVGSRGHSRLRRLLLGSVSEDIVARADGNVLLVPPERTA; encoded by the coding sequence ATGAAAGCGCTCTGTGCAACCGACCTCTCGGCCGCCAGCGAGGCGACGATCGAGAACGAAACCTGCCTCGAGTGTCTCGGTCGGATCGGCGTCGAAGAGATCCACCTCGTGACCGTCATCCCGTCGAACGTCCACGTGGGGATGCCCGGAATGGACTTCGAGAAGCGACGCGAAGAGGCGCTGTCACGGTACCGACAGGTCATCGAGGACGCCGGCTTCGACGTCGAAACGCACGTGGTGCGGGGGACCCCGCACCGTCGGATCACCGGTATCGCCGAGACGATCGGCGCAAGCATGACGATCGTCGGCTCACGGGGGAAGAGTCCGCTCGAGAACCGGGTGATCGGCTCGACGGCCCGCAACCTCGCGCGGACGACGGTGACGCCACTGCTCGTCAACCGGGTCGAACGCGAGGCCGACGACCCCGACGTGGTTCGCCAGCACCTCTTCCAGCGGATGCTGTACGCGACGGACTTCTCGGAGAACGCCGACCGGGCGTTCGAGGCGTTCTCGTACCTCCGTCACGCGACCGATGAGGCGACCCTCGTTCACGTCGACACGCCGAAGGATCCCGGCCTCCCCGAGGACCAGGAGCCGGCGGACCGCCTCAGGGAACTGGCCGGTCGGCTCGAGGACTGGGGGATCGAGACGCGAACGGACGTGCGGACGGGGGATCCAGCGGACGAGATCCTCGCCGCCGAAACCGAATACGACCCGACGACGATTCTCGTCGGCTCCCGCGGACACAGTCGGCTCCGACGTCTGCTGCTTGGCAGCGTCTCCGAGGACATCGTGGCTCGAGCCGACGGCAACGTGTTGCTCGTGCCGCCGGAGCGGACGGCCTGA
- a CDS encoding thioredoxin family protein, with product MADSQNGNLDDERQRIREKKKRELQKRLEDGEESLEDADGTPEEPIHIEGSDHLDEVVDEYDVVLVDCYADWCGPCQMLEPTIEALAAETGAAVAKVDVDAHQRLAQQLGARGVPTLVLYADGEPVERMVGAQNRGTLEGLIEQHT from the coding sequence ATGGCTGACTCCCAGAACGGAAATCTCGACGACGAACGACAGCGGATTCGCGAAAAGAAAAAGCGCGAACTCCAGAAGCGCCTCGAGGACGGCGAGGAGTCGCTCGAGGACGCCGACGGGACACCCGAAGAGCCGATCCACATCGAGGGGAGCGACCACCTCGACGAGGTCGTCGACGAGTACGACGTCGTGCTCGTGGACTGTTACGCCGACTGGTGTGGCCCCTGTCAGATGCTCGAGCCGACGATCGAAGCGCTGGCCGCCGAGACCGGCGCTGCGGTCGCGAAAGTCGACGTCGACGCTCACCAGCGACTGGCCCAGCAACTCGGCGCGCGCGGGGTCCCGACGCTGGTCCTCTACGCGGACGGCGAGCCGGTCGAGCGGATGGTCGGGGCACAGAACCGCGGGACGCTCGAGGGCCTGATCGAACAACACACGTAA
- a CDS encoding cytochrome ubiquinol oxidase subunit I yields MIDPVTGSRLQFALTTIVHIIFPVMSMGLAPFLVYFTWKDIRTGKPIYEQLRRFWTRIFAVSFVVGTVTGIVLEFEFGTNFAAFSTTAGELFGGPLALEGMMAFMLEATFLGIFVFGRDRVGNVLYMISAVAVGVGTWLSAVWILIANSWMQTPRGYELATENGQTIVHLVDPIAAYANPRFPWMFVHMQNAAVESVALFMAGLGAYFIFRHHVWGYPIEDVEFWETTLKIGIVALLITAPLQVLHGDLYARHVFETQPQKFAAMEAVWETDAYVPEYIVAFPTSLQDLLDPRAKDIFGIGIPGGASWLASGGDPQATIQGLNEFEGPQPPVALVFWAFRIMVALGFWFVLLAVWGGYRWWRGELLEDDLLHKALMGSTLLGIVAVELGWIVTEVGRQPWVIQDVLRTSEGVSSGLSGTEATVTLVGFAVVYLGLLALYTYVVVRIVRAGPPDVASVTPTEGSDATAPEVSGDD; encoded by the coding sequence ATGATCGATCCAGTCACCGGAAGTCGGCTGCAGTTCGCGCTCACGACCATCGTGCACATCATCTTTCCCGTGATGAGCATGGGGCTTGCCCCGTTTCTCGTCTACTTCACGTGGAAAGACATTCGAACCGGGAAGCCGATCTACGAGCAGTTGCGCAGGTTCTGGACGCGAATCTTCGCCGTCAGTTTCGTCGTCGGCACGGTAACCGGCATCGTCCTCGAGTTCGAGTTCGGAACCAACTTCGCGGCGTTCTCGACGACTGCCGGGGAACTGTTCGGCGGTCCGCTCGCTCTCGAGGGGATGATGGCGTTTATGCTCGAGGCGACGTTCCTCGGCATCTTCGTGTTCGGACGTGACCGGGTGGGCAACGTCCTGTACATGATCTCGGCAGTCGCGGTCGGCGTCGGAACGTGGCTCTCGGCCGTCTGGATCCTGATCGCCAACTCCTGGATGCAGACGCCGAGGGGCTACGAACTGGCGACGGAGAACGGACAGACGATCGTTCACCTGGTCGATCCGATCGCTGCCTACGCAAACCCCAGGTTCCCGTGGATGTTCGTTCACATGCAGAACGCGGCCGTCGAGTCGGTCGCCCTGTTCATGGCAGGACTCGGTGCCTACTTCATCTTCCGCCACCACGTCTGGGGCTACCCCATCGAGGACGTCGAGTTCTGGGAAACGACGCTCAAAATCGGGATCGTCGCGTTGCTCATCACCGCTCCGTTGCAGGTGCTTCATGGCGACCTCTACGCCCGACACGTCTTCGAGACCCAGCCCCAGAAGTTCGCCGCGATGGAGGCCGTCTGGGAGACCGATGCGTACGTTCCGGAGTATATCGTCGCCTTTCCGACGAGCCTTCAGGACCTGCTCGATCCGCGAGCCAAGGATATCTTCGGCATCGGCATCCCCGGCGGCGCGTCGTGGCTCGCCAGCGGCGGCGATCCGCAGGCGACGATCCAGGGACTGAACGAGTTCGAAGGCCCGCAGCCGCCGGTCGCACTCGTCTTCTGGGCGTTTCGGATCATGGTCGCGCTCGGGTTCTGGTTCGTCCTGCTCGCCGTCTGGGGCGGCTACCGCTGGTGGCGTGGCGAACTGCTCGAGGACGACCTGCTCCACAAGGCGCTGATGGGATCGACGCTGCTCGGAATCGTCGCGGTCGAACTGGGATGGATCGTCACGGAGGTCGGCCGCCAGCCGTGGGTCATTCAGGACGTGCTGCGGACGAGCGAGGGCGTCTCGTCAGGCTTGAGCGGGACCGAAGCGACGGTGACACTCGTCGGCTTCGCCGTCGTCTACCTCGGACTGCTCGCGCTGTATACGTACGTCGTCGTCCGTATCGTCCGGGCCGGTCCGCCGGACGTGGCGTCGGTGACCCCCACCGAGGGATCGGACGCGACCGCACCAGAGGTGAGCGGCGATGACTGA
- a CDS encoding VIT1/CCC1 transporter family protein, translated as MDAIRTLLEDDDVRSISRRYFISNGFDGTLTSIGVVVGAYLSGVDEGLTVVTIGLGAAVGLGTSGVWSVWEIERAEKQAELMRIERAMLTDLEGTEVQERRKGARKINAVASGIGPLIGIVLPLVPFLGHGVVFSLLEATLVAVGVGVALLFTFGAYLGSISKQNWIVAGVRMGLAGIVVAILNLFLPG; from the coding sequence ATGGACGCCATCCGCACCCTCCTCGAGGACGACGACGTCAGATCCATCTCGCGGCGGTACTTCATCTCCAACGGGTTCGACGGGACGCTGACGAGCATCGGGGTCGTCGTCGGCGCGTATCTCTCGGGCGTCGACGAGGGGCTCACCGTCGTTACGATCGGACTCGGGGCGGCCGTCGGGCTCGGAACCTCCGGCGTCTGGAGCGTCTGGGAGATCGAACGCGCCGAGAAGCAGGCGGAACTGATGCGGATCGAGCGCGCGATGTTGACCGACCTCGAGGGGACGGAAGTACAGGAACGCCGCAAGGGTGCACGCAAGATCAACGCGGTCGCCAGCGGCATCGGCCCCCTGATCGGGATCGTCCTCCCGCTAGTGCCGTTTCTCGGCCACGGCGTCGTCTTCTCGTTGCTCGAGGCGACGCTCGTCGCCGTCGGGGTCGGCGTCGCCCTCCTCTTTACGTTCGGGGCCTACCTCGGCTCGATCTCGAAGCAGAACTGGATCGTCGCCGGGGTCAGGATGGGGCTGGCCGGTATCGTCGTCGCGATTCTCAACCTGTTCCTCCCGGGCTGA
- a CDS encoding calcium-translocating P-type ATPase, PMCA-type — MRSPHDASPEAVLETLDSRPEGLSDAEARRRLEEYGENEIVRGGGRSPSTILVAQFDSVLIWVLLVAAVLSVWAGQAVDAVLITIIVVANGIFGFVQDYRAERSLESLRELAAPTATVRRDGEEVQIGATELVPGDVIVFRGGDVVPADGRLLEATELEVDEAALTGESVPVGKSTEAVETDAPLADRTNLVYKGTNVTRGKGEAVVTGTGMETEVGGIARELAATKETQTPLQSDLDQLGRTLGLGILVLSALVAPLLILRGTEPVQAALTAVSLAVAAIPEGLPAVVTLTLALGVRTMSAENALVRRLPAVEALGAVDVVCTDKTGTLTEGRMTVSRLWVNDAVREFDDAPAPADLEERERLLLRIGALCNDATLEEGDPTERALLEAADRADLEQDRLAADYPRTDEVPFSSERKWMGTVHRTDEGTVGYVKGAPEVVLEHSDRVLTHDGPAALTDERRDRIEAAVRRFGDDALRVLATAYREDPEGADDLGDGLTFVGLVGMIDPPRTEVADAIAATKRAGIAVNMVTGDNVRTARAIADSLGIGTEVLEGREIEGMDDETLRERVAEVDVYARTSPEHKVRILRALQDRGHDVAMTGDGVNDAPALKNADVGVAMGIRGTDVARQASDVVLLDDNYATIERAIERGRAIFDNVWKFVAYLLSANVAEVAIVFVASLYGYLILPAVQLLWINLLTDGLPALALGADPEGEDVMDRPPRDPEGGIIGRQMVTLIGGMGAVTTVVLLVLMFATLEGAPETTPYAMTMVFTGFVFLEFVGLYVIRWLRETPTLSNRWLVAAVAASIALQLAVLYTPLNRYFGTVPLEPTDWGILAVVLAVALPGYLGVASVARRLER, encoded by the coding sequence ATGAGGTCGCCACACGACGCTTCTCCGGAAGCGGTGCTCGAAACCCTCGACTCTCGTCCGGAGGGTCTCTCCGACGCCGAGGCCCGGCGACGGCTCGAGGAGTACGGGGAGAACGAGATCGTCCGGGGCGGCGGCCGGTCGCCGTCGACGATCCTCGTCGCGCAGTTCGACAGCGTGCTGATCTGGGTCCTGCTCGTTGCGGCCGTCCTGTCGGTCTGGGCGGGTCAGGCCGTCGACGCCGTGTTGATCACTATCATCGTCGTGGCCAACGGGATCTTCGGCTTCGTTCAGGACTACCGGGCCGAACGAAGCCTCGAGTCGCTGCGGGAGCTGGCAGCGCCGACGGCGACCGTTCGACGGGACGGCGAGGAGGTCCAAATCGGGGCGACGGAACTCGTCCCCGGGGACGTGATCGTCTTCCGGGGCGGTGACGTCGTGCCCGCCGACGGGCGACTACTCGAGGCGACCGAACTCGAGGTCGACGAGGCGGCCCTGACCGGTGAGAGCGTTCCCGTCGGGAAGTCGACCGAAGCGGTCGAGACGGACGCGCCGCTGGCCGATCGGACGAACCTGGTCTACAAGGGGACGAACGTCACCCGCGGCAAGGGCGAGGCAGTGGTCACCGGGACCGGGATGGAAACCGAGGTCGGAGGGATCGCCCGGGAACTCGCTGCGACGAAGGAGACGCAGACGCCGTTGCAGTCGGACCTCGACCAACTGGGGCGGACCCTCGGACTCGGCATCCTCGTCCTCTCTGCGCTCGTCGCGCCGCTGTTGATCCTGCGGGGCACGGAACCGGTCCAGGCGGCGCTGACCGCCGTGTCGCTCGCCGTCGCCGCCATCCCGGAGGGGTTGCCGGCGGTGGTCACGCTGACGCTCGCGCTGGGTGTCCGGACGATGTCGGCCGAGAACGCGCTCGTCCGGCGGCTACCGGCCGTCGAGGCGCTCGGTGCCGTCGACGTCGTCTGTACGGACAAGACCGGCACGCTCACCGAGGGGCGGATGACGGTCAGCCGACTCTGGGTGAACGACGCCGTCCGTGAGTTCGACGACGCGCCCGCCCCGGCCGACCTCGAGGAGCGCGAGCGACTGCTCCTGCGGATCGGGGCGCTCTGTAACGACGCGACCCTCGAGGAGGGGGACCCCACCGAGCGGGCGCTGCTCGAGGCCGCCGATCGGGCCGACCTCGAGCAGGATCGTCTCGCGGCGGACTACCCGCGGACCGACGAGGTGCCGTTCTCCTCCGAGCGCAAGTGGATGGGGACGGTCCACCGCACGGACGAGGGGACCGTCGGCTACGTCAAGGGCGCTCCCGAGGTCGTCCTCGAGCACAGCGATCGAGTCCTGACCCACGACGGGCCGGCGGCGTTGACGGACGAGCGCCGGGACCGGATCGAGGCCGCGGTCCGTCGGTTCGGGGACGACGCGCTCCGGGTGCTGGCGACGGCCTACCGCGAGGACCCAGAGGGGGCCGACGACCTCGGGGACGGGCTCACGTTCGTCGGGCTGGTCGGGATGATCGACCCGCCGCGGACGGAGGTCGCCGACGCGATCGCGGCGACGAAACGGGCCGGCATCGCCGTCAACATGGTGACCGGCGACAACGTCCGGACCGCGCGGGCGATCGCCGACTCGCTCGGGATCGGCACCGAGGTGCTCGAGGGGCGGGAAATCGAGGGGATGGACGACGAGACGCTCCGCGAGCGGGTCGCCGAGGTCGACGTCTACGCGCGAACGTCGCCGGAGCACAAGGTCCGCATCCTCCGGGCGCTGCAGGACCGTGGCCACGACGTCGCGATGACAGGTGACGGCGTCAACGACGCCCCGGCGCTGAAAAACGCCGACGTCGGCGTCGCCATGGGAATCCGCGGGACTGACGTCGCGCGGCAGGCGTCGGACGTGGTCCTGCTGGACGACAACTACGCGACGATCGAGCGGGCGATCGAACGCGGGCGGGCGATCTTCGACAACGTCTGGAAGTTCGTCGCCTACCTCCTGAGCGCGAACGTCGCGGAGGTGGCGATCGTCTTCGTCGCCTCGCTGTACGGCTACCTCATCCTCCCTGCCGTCCAGTTGCTGTGGATCAACCTGCTGACCGACGGGCTGCCGGCGCTGGCACTGGGTGCCGACCCCGAGGGAGAGGACGTGATGGACAGGCCGCCCCGCGATCCGGAGGGCGGGATCATCGGCCGGCAGATGGTCACCCTGATCGGTGGGATGGGAGCCGTCACGACCGTCGTCCTGCTCGTGCTCATGTTCGCGACGCTCGAGGGCGCGCCGGAAACGACGCCGTACGCGATGACGATGGTGTTCACGGGTTTCGTCTTCCTCGAGTTCGTCGGCCTCTACGTGATCCGCTGGCTGCGGGAGACGCCGACGCTGTCGAACCGCTGGCTCGTGGCCGCCGTCGCGGCCTCGATCGCCCTCCAGCTCGCCGTGCTTTACACGCCGCTGAACCGCTACTTCGGGACGGTACCGCTCGAGCCGACGGACTGGGGAATCCTCGCCGTCGTCCTCGCGGTCGCGCTGCCGGGCTACCTCGGGGTCGCGTCGGTCGCGAGGCGACTGGAGCGGTAA